In Ascaphus truei isolate aAscTru1 chromosome 21, aAscTru1.hap1, whole genome shotgun sequence, one DNA window encodes the following:
- the LOC142471874 gene encoding myosin heavy chain, skeletal muscle, adult-like, protein MGDAEMAHFGEAAPYLRKSDKERLEAQNKPFDARNSCFVHDDKELYIKGLITAREGGKITVDTERGNTVTVREDQVNPQNPPKFDKIEDMAMLTHLNEASVLFNLKERYAAWMIYTYSGLFCVTVNPYKWLPVYNPEVVNNYRGKKRQEAPPHIFSISDNAYQFMLTDRENQSILITGESGAGKTVNTKRVIQYFATIAAAVDPSKKKEVVNKLQGTLEDQIIQANPLLEAFGNAKTLRNDNSSRFGKFIRIHFGTTGKLSSADIETYLLEKSRVTFQLAAERSYHIFYQIMTNKKPEVVEMLLITTNPYDYPTLSMGEISVKSIDDVEEWLATDNAIDILGFIQEEKIGIYKMTGAVMHHSNLKFKEKQREEQAEPDGTEVADKIGYLMGLNSADLLKGLCYPRVKVGNEYVTKGQTVQQVYNSVGALGKSIYEKLFLWMVARINQQLDTKQPRQYFIGVLDIAGFEIFNYNSLEQLCINFTNEKLQQFFNHHMFVLEQEEYKKEGIEWEFIDFGMDLAACIELIEKPMGIFSILEEECMFPKATDTSFKNKLYDQHLGKCNNFEKPKPGKGKLEAHFALVHYAGTVDYNITGWLIKNKDPLNESVILLYQKSSVKLLSFLYASYATAADADAKSGKKKKGSSFQTVSALFRENLNKLMTNLRSTHPHFVRCLIPNESKTPGTMENPLIIHQLRCNGVLEGIRICRKGFPSRILYGDFKQRYKVLNASAIPAGEFIDSKKASEKLLGSIDIDHAQYRFGHTKVFFKAGLLGVLEEMRDDKLAQLITRTQARCRGYLMRIEFKKMVERRDACFVIQYNVRSFMSVKHWPWMKLYFKIKPLLQSAETEKEMANMKEEFVKTKEALVKSEARKKELEEKMVALLQEKNDLQLQCQSENENLADAEERCEGLIKSKIHLEAKIKELTERLEDEEESNAELTAKKRKLEDECSELKKDIDDLELTLAKVEKEKHATENKVKNLTEEMSSLDENITKVTKEKKALQEAHQQTLDDLQAEEDKVSSLTKAKTKLEQQVDDLEGSLEQEKKLRLDLERSKRKLEGDLKLSQETVMDLENDKQQTEERLKKKDFEINQLQGKMEDEQSLGSQLQKKIKELQARIEELEEEIEAERAARAKVEKQRSDLSRELEEISERLEEAGGATSAQIEMNKKREAEFQKMRRDLEESTLQHEATAAALRKKHADSVAELGEQIDNLQRVKQKLEKEKSEFKMEVDDLASNLENVSKSKANLEKVSRVLEDQLSEIKAKDDEHQRLLNDLTMQRARFQTENGEQSRQLEEKESLISQLTRGKLAFTQQTEELKRQLEEETKAKNALAHALQSSRHDCDLLREQYEEEQEAKAEFQRSLSKANGEVAQWRTKYETDAIQRTEELEDAKKKLAQRLQDAEEQVEAVNSKCASLEKTKQRLQAEVEDLMVDVERANSAAAALDKKQRNFDKILSEWKQKYEEGQAELDAALKEARTLSTEIFKMKNAYEETLDQLETLKRENKNLQQEISDLTEQIGETTKFAHELEKAKKQVEQEKSEMQAALEEAEGSLEHEEAKILRIQLELNQVKSEVDRKIAEKDEEIDQLKRNSQRVIDTMQSTLDAEIRSRNDALRLKKKMEGDLNELEIQLSHANRQATEAQKQLRNVQTQLKDTQLQLDDATRGQDDLKEQLAVVERRNNLQQAEIEEIRAALEQTERSRKMAEQELLDVTERVQLLHSQNTSLINNRKKLENDSLQLQNEVEESVQEARNAEEKAKKAITDAAMMAEELKKEQDTSSHLERMKKNLEQTVKDLQHRLDEAEQLAMKGGKKQLQKLESRVRELENELDAEQKRGAEAIKGLRKYERRLKELSYQSEEDKKNVLRLQDLVDKLQMKVKAYKRQAEETEEQSNGHLSRFRKVQHELEEAEERADIAESQVNKLRAKSRDIGGKKGESE, encoded by the exons ACATACTCCGGCCTTTTCTGTGTCACGGTGAATCCCTACAAGTGGCTGCCAGTATACAACCCGGAGGTCGTTAACAATTACCGAGGGAAGAAGCGACAGGAAGCCCCACCCCACATCTTCTCCATCTCTGATAACGCCTATCAGTTCATGTTAACCG ATCGTGAAAACCAGTCTATCCTGATTAC CGGAGAATCAGGAGCTGGGAAAACGGTCAACACCAAACGTGTCATCCAGTACTTTGCAACAATTGCCGCTGCTGTGGACCCTTCGAAGAAAAAGGAAGTTGTCAACAAGCTACAG GGAACACTTGAAGATCAAATCATTCAGGCTAACCCTCTCCTGGAGGCCTTCGGTAATGCCAAGACTTTGAGAAATGACAATTCATCTCGCTTT GGTAAATTCATCAGAATTCACTTTGGAACCACGGGGAAGCTATCTTCTGCAGATATTGAAACAT ACTTACTGGAAAAATCCAGAGTAACATTCCAGCTTGCAGCTGAGAGAAGCTACCATATCTTCTACCAGATCATGACAAACAAGAAACCAGAAGTTGTTG AGATGCTTCTTATCACCACCAACCCATACGATTACCCCACTCTCAGCATGGGTGAGATTTCTGTGAAGAGTATTGATGACGTGGAGGAGTGGTTGGCTACTGAT AACGCCATCGATATCTTGGGTTTCATCCAAGAGGAAAAGATTGGGATCTACAAGATGACTGGAGCAGTCATGCACCACAGTAACCTGAAATTCAAGGAAAAGCAGAGAGAGGAGCAGGCTGAGCCTGATGGCACTGAAG TTGCTGATAAAATCGGTTACTTGATGGGCCTGAATTCTGCCGACTTGTTGAAGGGTTTGTGCTATCCAAGGGTAAAGGTCGGCAATGAATATGTCACCAAGGGACAGACTGTCCAACAG GTCTACAACTCTGTTGGTGCTCTCGGCAAATCAATTTATGAGAAGCTGTTCTTGTGGATGGTCGCTCGTATCAATCAACAGCTGGATACCAAGCAACCAAGACAATACTTCATTGGTGTCCTGGATATTGCTGGGTTTGAAATCTTTAAT tacAACAGCTTGGAGCAGCTCTGCATCAATTTCACCAATGAAAAACTGCAACAGTTCTTCAACCACCACATGTTTGTTCTGGAACAGGAAGAGTATAAGAAGGAAGGCATTGAATGGGAATTCATTGACTTCGGTATGGATCTGGCTGCCTGCATTGAGCTTATTGAGAAG CCAATGGGAATTTTCTCTATCCTTGAAGAGGAGTGCATGTTCCCCAAGGCTACTGACACCTCCTTCAAGAACAAGCTGTACGACCAGCATCTGGGCAAGTGCAACAACTTTGAGAAGCCCAAGCCTGGCAAAGGGAAGCTTGAAGCTCATTTCGCTCTGGTGCATTATGCTGGTACTGTGGATTACAACATCACTGGCTGGCTCATCAAGAATAAGGACCCACTGAATGAGTCTGTTATTCTACTCTACCAGAAGTCTTCAGTTAAACTGCTGTCCTTCCTCTACGCCAGCTATGCTACTGCTGCTGATG CTGATGCAAAGAGtggaaagaaaaagaagggaaGCTCTTTCCAGACCGTGTCTGCTCTGTTCAGG GAAAATCTGAACAAGCTTATGACAAACCTGAGAAGCACTCACCCACACTTTGTGCGTTGTCTGATTCCCAATGAGAGCAAGACTCCTG GTACCATGGAGAACCCGCTGATCATCCACCAGCTGAGATGTAACGGTGTGCTGGAAGGTATCAGGATCTGCAGGAAGGGATTCCCCAGCAGAATCCTCTATGGTGACTTCAAACAACG TTACAAAGTGCTGAACGCAAGCGCAATTCCAGCTGGGGAGTTTATTGACAGCAAGAAGGCTTCTGAGAAACTTCTGGGCTCTATTGATATTGATCACGCTCAATATAGATTTGGGCACACCAAG GTGTTCTTCAAAGCTGGTCTTCTGGGTGTTCTGGAAGAAATGAGAGATGACAAGTTAGCCCAACTTATCACTCGCACCCAGGCTCGTTGTAGAGGTTACTTGATGAGAATTGAGTTCAAGAAAATGGTGGAACGAAG AGACGCTTGCTTTGTTATCCAGTACAATGTCAGGTCGTTCATGAGCGTCAAACACTGGCCATGGATGAAGCTGTACTTCAAGATTAAACCTCTCCTGCAGAGTGCCGAGACTGAGAAGGAGATGGCAAACATGAAAGAGGAGTTTGTGAAGACCAAGGAAGCACTGGTTAAGTCAGAAGCAAGAAAAAAGGAACTGGAAGAGAAAATGGTTGCCCTACTGCAAGAAAAGAATGATTTACAGCTGCAGTGTCAGTCG GAAAATGAAAACCTGGCTGATGCAGAGGAAAGATGTGAAGGCCTCATCAAAAGCAAAATCCACCTGGAAGCCAAAATCAAGGAGCTTACAGAGAGACTTGAAGATGAGGAGGAAAGCAATGCTGAGCTAACAGCCAAGAAGAGGAAGCTGGAGGATGAATGCTCTGAGCTGAAGAAGGACATTGATGACCTGGAACTTACTTTGGCCAAAGTAGAAAAGGAAAAACACGCCACAGAAAACAAG GTGAAAAACCTTACGGAAGAAATGTCATCACTTGATGAGAATATCACAAAGGTTACCAAGGAGAAGAAGGCCCTCCAAGAGGCCCACCAGCAAACACTTGATGATCTTCAGGCTGAAGAGGACAAAGTCAGTTCTCTGACAAAAGCCAAAACTAAACTGGAACAGCAAGTAGACGAT CTGGAAGGTTCCCTGGAACAAGAGAAGAAACTTCGTCTTGACCTTGAGAGATCCAAGAGAAAACTTGAAGGTGATCTGAAGTTGTCACAGGAAACAGTCATGGATCTTGAAAATGATAAACAGCAAACTGAGGAAAGACTCAAGAA AAAGGATTTTGAAATAAACCAGCTGCAAGGAAAGATGGAGGATGAACAGTCCCTGGGGTCCCAGCTGCAAAAAAAGATCAAAGAACTGCAG GCTCGTATTGAAGAACTTGAGGAGGAAATTGAAGCTGAGCGCGCAGCTCGTGCCAAAGTTGAGAAACAGAGGTCTGATCTCTCCAGAGAGCTTGAGGAGATCAGTGAAAGGCTAGAAGAGGCTGGAGGTGCAACATCTGCCCAGATTGAGATGAACAAGAAACGTGAAGCCGAGTTCCAGAAAATGAGACGTGACCTGGAAGAGTCCACGCTTCAGCATGAAGCCACCGCTGCTGCTCTGCGCAAGAAGCATGCTGACAGCGTTGCTGAGCTTGGGGAACAGATTGATAACCTGCAGCGCGTTAAACAGAAGCTGGAGAAAGAGAAGAGCGAGTTCAAGATGGAAGTTGATGACCTTGCCAGCAACTTGGAGAATGTCTCCAAATCAAAG GCCAATCTTGAAAAAGTGAGCCGTGTGCTCGAGGACCAACTCAGTGAAATAAAGGCAAAGGATGATGAGCATCAACGTCTTCTCAATGATCTCACAATGCAAAGGGCCCGCTTCCAAACTGAGAACG GTGAACAGTCCCGTCAGCTAGAAGAAAAGGAATCTCTGATTTCTCAGCTGACAAGAGGAAAACTGGCTTTCACCCAACAGACAGAGGAACTTAAAAGGCAGCTGGAAGAGGAAACAAAG GCCAAGAACGCCCTTGCTCATGCACTGCAATCATCCCGCCACGACTGTGACTTGCTCCGTGAGCAGTATGAGGAGGAACAAGAAGCAAAGGCTGAGTTTCAGCGCTCTTTGTCCAAGGCAAATGGAGAAGTTGCCCAATGGAGAACCAAATATGAGACTGACGCCATTCAGCGCACGGAGGAGCTGGAAGACGCCAA GAAGAAGCTTGCTCAGCGACTACAGGACGCGGAGGAGCAGGTGGAGGCTGTGAACTCCAAATGTGCTTCCTTGGAAAAGACCAAGCAGAGGCTGCAGGCTGAAGTGGAGGACCTTATGGTCGATGTTGAGAGAGCAAACAGTGCAGCAGCTGCTCTTGATAAGAAGCAGAGGAACTTTGATAAG ATACTCTCAGAATGGAAGCAGAAGTATGAAGAGGGCCAGGCTGAACTGGATGCAGCTCTGAAAGAAGCCCGCACACTCAGCACAGAGATCTTCAAGATGAAGAATGCCTACGAGGAGACTTTGGACCAGCTTGAAACCCTGAAACGGGAAAACAAGAACTTGCAAC AGGAGATCTCTGATCTTACTGAACAAATCGGCGAGACTACAAAATTCGCACACGAACTGGAGAAAGCCAAGAAGCAAGTTGAACAAGAAAAATCCGAAATGCAGGCAGCCTTGGAAGAAGCAGAG GGATCTCTGGAACATGAAGAAGCCAAGATCCTCCGCATCCAGCTGGAACTGAACCAGGTGAAATCTGAGGTTGACCGGAAAATTGCAGAGAAGGATGAAGAGATTGATCAGCTGAAGAGGAACAGTCAGAGAGTGATTGATACCATGCAGAGCACATTAGACGCTGAAATCAGAAGCAGAAACGATGCTCTGAGACTGAAGAAGAAGATGGAAGGAGACTTGAATGAACTGGAGATCCAGCTAAGCCATGCCAACCGCCAAGCTACTGAGGCACAGAAACAGCTCAGAAATGTCCAAACACAACTCAAG GATACTCAACTCCAGCTGGACGATGCCACCAGAGGGCAGGATGATCTGAAGGAACAGCTGGCTGTGGTAGAACGTAGAAATAACCTGCAACAGGCTGAAATTGAGGAGATCAGGGCTGCTCTGGAACAGACAGAGAGATCTCGCAAGATGGCTGAACAGGAACTTCTCGATGTGACCGAACGCGTTCAGCTGCTGCACTCACAG AACACAAGCCTCATCAACAACAGAAAGAAGCTGGAGAATGACAGCCTTCAGCTGCAGAATGAAGTAGAGGAATCTGTTCAGGAGGCAAGAAATGCTGAGGAGAAAGCCAAGAAGGCCATCACTGAT GCTGCTATGATGGCAGAAGAACTGAAGAAGGAGCAGGACACGAGCTCCCACTTGGAGAGAATGAAGAAGAACCTGGAACAGACTGTGAAGGACCTGCAGCATCGTCTGGATGAGGCCGAGCAGCTGGCAATGAAGGGTGGCAAGAAGCAGCTCCAGAAACTGGAGTCTAGA GTCCGTGAGCTGGAAAATGAACTGGATGCTGAACAGAAGCGTGGGGCAGAAGCCATCAAGGGACTCCGCAAGTATGAGAGAAGACTGAAAGAGCTCAGCTACCAG TCTGAGGAAGATAAGAAGAATGTGCTGAGACTGCAGGATCTGGTGGACAAACTGCAGATGAAGGTTAAAGCCTACAAGAGACAGGCTGAGGAAACT GAGGAACAGTCCAATGGCCACTTGTCCCGATTTAGGAAGGTGCAGCACGAGCTGGAAGAAGCTGAGGAACGAGCGGATATTGCAGAATCACAAGTCAACAAGCTCCGAGCAAAGAGCCGTGACATCGGGGGCAAG AAAGGAGAGAGTGAGTAA